A genomic stretch from Leptospira johnsonii includes:
- a CDS encoding LytR/AlgR family response regulator transcription factor encodes MVRAVLVEDDKLMARTIQHYCREAFGKSLVSLKTFDELTPALYSIRENPIDLLLLDINLKGQSGYEILKLPEKDSFYTIVISSDKQNAVSAFDFGVLDFVAKPFTRERFIAAIDRMKSASASKADSIRKNSISLKKDGMIEVIRFQDILYLEASGNFTEIHLKSGRKEIIRKTMESVLSELNSDFFRSHRSFIINLSEVKKILHGKGNHFKVLLGDSAEVALSRSRYNILKEMLG; translated from the coding sequence ATGGTGAGAGCTGTTTTAGTCGAAGACGACAAACTGATGGCAAGGACCATCCAGCATTATTGCAGAGAGGCATTCGGAAAAAGTCTAGTATCTCTCAAAACCTTCGACGAACTGACTCCTGCACTTTATAGTATTCGTGAAAACCCTATCGACCTTCTTCTTTTGGATATCAATCTAAAAGGACAATCAGGCTACGAGATACTAAAGTTGCCTGAAAAAGATTCCTTCTATACGATTGTTATCTCTTCGGATAAACAAAACGCAGTAAGCGCATTTGATTTCGGTGTTTTGGATTTTGTGGCAAAACCATTCACAAGAGAAAGATTTATCGCAGCAATTGATCGTATGAAGTCTGCGTCCGCATCCAAAGCGGATTCTATACGTAAAAATAGTATCTCTCTAAAAAAAGACGGAATGATAGAAGTGATCCGATTCCAGGACATTCTATACTTAGAAGCTTCCGGTAATTTTACCGAGATCCATCTCAAGTCTGGACGAAAGGAAATAATACGCAAAACGATGGAGTCGGTTCTTTCCGAACTTAATTCCGATTTTTTCCGCTCTCATAGATCTTTTATAATCAATCTTTCCGAAGTGAAGAAGATACTACATGGAAAAGGAAACCATTTTAAAGTTCTTCTAGGCGATTCCGCAGAAGTTGCTTTATCCAGATCTAGATATAATATTCTAAAAGAAATGTTAGGATAA
- a CDS encoding sensor histidine kinase, translating into MWALFRFFFGLNYRFALRQYRKAKILSSVNFAPVFTRNAYLEILIVLRYVYLILPIIILPFAFYDIVDAFSDAKDNSFVLFDLVFYAVFLTMNVLLNSGRLHRAGLDRIKLLCRIGVLLLSLTGTCITVVVFPRLPEISLFSTAMFSVAIMFRFPDHTKYFIYAINYTILYSFIYYSGNREPVLLQNPLVTLFLILIFDRVSFLTLANTYLKTQRIIRLNERLKEEDTNKSDMISIAVHDLKSPLSGIMSISTILRKNLKSFSDKEKKEILTDIESSSRKILGHIDDLVGIAASGFENIKIDYNILNINSYIRSTIQNFDYQASLKRIQFHTQFEKEDLKIRSDRKAVASILDNLVSNAVKYSPIGGSIFIQSKLIKDNGDFVQIQIRDEGKGFTDEDKKLLFSRFTRLSAKPTGNEPSSGVGLYAVHRLVELLGAKISLESKPGQGATFTVLFARTKISD; encoded by the coding sequence ATGTGGGCGCTATTTCGATTTTTTTTCGGACTCAATTATCGTTTTGCACTTAGACAATATAGAAAGGCGAAGATACTTTCTTCCGTAAATTTTGCTCCCGTATTTACTCGAAACGCTTACTTAGAAATTTTAATCGTACTCAGATATGTTTATCTGATCCTGCCTATCATCATTCTTCCTTTTGCATTTTATGATATCGTGGATGCATTTTCGGACGCAAAGGACAATTCATTCGTTCTATTCGATCTGGTATTTTATGCCGTTTTTTTGACGATGAATGTTCTTTTGAATTCGGGTCGTTTGCATAGAGCGGGTCTGGATCGGATCAAATTACTTTGTAGGATTGGGGTCCTTCTTCTTTCCTTAACCGGAACCTGTATCACAGTTGTGGTATTTCCTCGACTTCCGGAAATTTCACTTTTCTCCACTGCTATGTTTAGCGTTGCGATCATGTTTAGATTTCCGGACCATACTAAGTATTTTATCTACGCGATCAATTATACGATCCTATACAGTTTTATTTATTATAGCGGAAATAGAGAACCGGTACTTTTGCAAAACCCTTTGGTGACTCTGTTTCTGATCTTAATTTTCGATCGTGTTTCTTTCTTAACTTTGGCGAATACTTATCTCAAAACCCAGAGGATCATCCGTTTGAACGAAAGGTTAAAAGAAGAAGATACCAATAAGAGTGATATGATCAGTATTGCAGTTCACGACCTGAAAAGTCCACTTTCAGGGATCATGAGTATTAGCACGATCCTTCGTAAAAACCTAAAATCGTTCTCGGATAAGGAGAAGAAGGAGATCCTAACCGATATTGAAAGTTCTTCCCGAAAAATTTTGGGGCATATCGACGATCTAGTCGGAATTGCAGCTTCCGGTTTTGAAAATATAAAAATAGATTATAATATTTTGAATATCAATTCTTATATTAGATCTACCATCCAGAACTTCGATTACCAGGCTTCTTTAAAACGTATCCAATTTCATACTCAATTTGAAAAAGAAGACCTAAAGATCCGTTCCGATAGAAAAGCGGTCGCAAGTATTTTAGACAATTTGGTTTCAAATGCGGTAAAATATTCTCCTATAGGCGGTTCCATATTCATTCAATCCAAATTGATAAAAGACAATGGAGACTTTGTCCAGATCCAGATCAGAGATGAAGGAAAAGGATTCACAGACGAAGATAAAAAACTTTTATTCTCCAGGTTCACTCGTCTATCCGCGAAGCCTACCGGTAACGAACCTTCTAGCGGTGTGGGGCTTTATGCAGTTCATAGATTGGTAGAACTACTCGGTGCAAAGATCAGCTTGGAAAGTAAACCTGGGCAAGGAGCGACCTTCACTGTTCTATTTGCCAGAACCAAAATTTCAGATTGA
- a CDS encoding membrane dipeptidase — protein MKTRLLRGPALGVVFLAVFVTSTSIFGDPYWGTFKKDGCTAIFPGKRQYSAILYGIPSGQSWETTCANMGATINGQVFTKPSRCKNTGFNMWGEFDLVDDSCEANWAAPDEGGIYNYTHKNDGCQSSGTYAGKRKYSSRLWNIVGVTWEEACAKMPITIAGKTYTTPHRCVNTGGATGMWGEWYVADSSCETAPQAYTRGANDSLKRTGTLSGYVDLHTHPMAHLGFGGVIFHGSPFGAPATALADCPSVSDEGHSAGHSRVEAIVQDDVIGALLGTVRHDNRGYSSFPYWPANNSYTHQTMYYEWIKRAYEGGMRAMVVLAVNGDYMFGATDNGLPDIIKGIAIATDPVYDLNDMNTLRRQTQAVYDMQAWIDEQSGGPGQGWFRIVKTPAEAQSVISGGKLAVVLGAEVDYLVDCTGSNCNDSMITQGVQELYDLGLRYVFPIHLKTNGFGGAGLYNILGSGTKYDCKHYGQDCNTAGLTTYGQKVLRELMKKGMIIDVGHMSAKSLDGALTFAEQQSYPGIVTGHTGVYDMANKGNRHEANPTGAALKRISTLGGMIGLITGQGNLEEIGEWRQNSDGSYIAHACGGTSQTFAQSYQYLKTLIGDPAYDGRIAVGTDFNGFAHMPGPRYGTRACPGGTSVIAQPEASKVGYPFSPDSSIRLAATLAANPSLGKYSFGNRTFDFNTEGASHIGLMPDFFEDLRQQGLKRSDLEPVYRSADFFTTMWQNAVNRSGSIQ, from the coding sequence ATGAAAACTCGGCTTTTACGAGGTCCTGCGTTAGGCGTCGTGTTCCTGGCTGTTTTTGTCACGAGTACGTCCATTTTCGGTGATCCATATTGGGGAACATTTAAGAAGGATGGTTGCACCGCAATTTTTCCTGGGAAGCGTCAATATTCAGCAATCCTTTACGGGATCCCGTCCGGCCAGAGTTGGGAAACAACCTGCGCAAATATGGGAGCAACCATCAACGGCCAAGTATTTACTAAGCCAAGCCGTTGTAAAAACACAGGATTCAATATGTGGGGAGAATTCGATCTGGTCGATGATTCTTGCGAAGCGAACTGGGCTGCACCGGACGAAGGCGGGATCTATAATTACACTCATAAGAATGACGGTTGTCAATCCTCTGGGACTTATGCAGGTAAAAGAAAGTATTCTTCACGTTTATGGAATATAGTAGGTGTTACCTGGGAAGAAGCCTGTGCCAAAATGCCGATTACTATCGCGGGAAAAACCTATACAACTCCTCATCGATGTGTGAACACAGGCGGTGCAACAGGAATGTGGGGAGAATGGTATGTCGCAGATTCTAGTTGTGAAACCGCTCCACAAGCTTACACCAGAGGAGCTAACGATTCTCTTAAAAGAACCGGCACTCTTTCAGGTTATGTAGATCTTCATACTCACCCGATGGCTCATTTAGGTTTTGGTGGAGTTATCTTTCATGGTTCTCCATTCGGGGCACCTGCAACTGCATTAGCTGATTGTCCTAGCGTTTCCGACGAGGGACATTCTGCAGGACACTCTAGGGTAGAAGCAATCGTACAAGACGATGTTATCGGAGCCTTATTAGGAACCGTTCGCCACGATAACCGAGGCTATAGCAGCTTTCCTTATTGGCCTGCTAACAATAGCTACACTCACCAAACTATGTATTATGAATGGATCAAACGCGCATATGAAGGCGGGATGAGAGCCATGGTAGTACTCGCTGTAAATGGTGACTATATGTTCGGAGCAACGGATAACGGACTTCCAGACATCATCAAAGGAATAGCGATCGCTACCGATCCTGTCTATGACCTGAACGATATGAACACTTTACGCCGCCAGACTCAGGCAGTGTATGATATGCAAGCTTGGATCGACGAACAAAGCGGCGGTCCTGGACAAGGCTGGTTCCGTATCGTTAAAACTCCTGCAGAAGCGCAGAGTGTAATTTCTGGCGGTAAACTTGCAGTGGTCTTAGGCGCGGAAGTGGACTATCTGGTAGATTGTACCGGAAGCAACTGTAACGATTCTATGATCACACAAGGCGTTCAGGAACTATATGACCTGGGACTACGTTATGTGTTCCCGATCCACTTAAAAACCAACGGATTCGGTGGGGCAGGTCTCTATAATATCCTGGGAAGTGGAACCAAGTATGATTGTAAACATTACGGACAGGATTGTAACACTGCTGGTCTAACCACTTACGGACAGAAGGTACTTAGAGAGTTGATGAAAAAAGGAATGATCATCGACGTGGGTCATATGTCCGCAAAATCTTTGGACGGAGCTCTTACATTTGCTGAGCAACAGTCTTATCCAGGTATCGTAACAGGTCACACCGGTGTATATGATATGGCGAATAAAGGAAATCGTCATGAGGCAAACCCAACAGGTGCAGCTCTCAAACGTATCAGCACCTTAGGTGGAATGATCGGGCTTATCACAGGCCAAGGAAATCTGGAAGAGATAGGTGAGTGGAGACAAAATAGCGACGGTTCTTATATCGCACATGCTTGCGGCGGAACTAGTCAAACATTCGCCCAATCTTACCAATATCTCAAAACTCTAATAGGTGATCCTGCTTACGATGGAAGGATCGCTGTCGGAACAGATTTTAACGGATTTGCCCATATGCCTGGACCTCGTTATGGAACCCGTGCTTGTCCTGGAGGAACCTCAGTCATTGCACAACCAGAAGCTTCTAAAGTAGGTTATCCTTTCTCTCCGGATTCTTCCATTCGATTAGCGGCAACTCTTGCGGCGAATCCTTCTCTTGGAAAATACTCCTTCGGGAACAGGACATTCGACTTCAATACGGAAGGTGCATCCCATATAGGGCTCATGCCTGACTTCTTTGAAGACCTAAGACAACAGGGACTCAAACGTTCCGATCTGGAACCGGTCTATAGATCCGCAGACTTCTTCACTACGATGTGGCAGAACGCGGTAAATAGAAGCGGAAGTATCCAGTAA
- a CDS encoding vitamin B12-dependent ribonucleotide reductase translates to MKLNKHFTSPEKGFSKDLTWVKRNSKISNPDGSVVFEAKDILVPDQWSQVAVDILAQKYFRRKGVPKYLKKVDEKGIPEWLQRSEPDTEKLSSLKAEDRFVGEGSAQEVFHRLAGCWTYWGYKYGYFSDEESAKTFYEEVSFMLASQMAAPNSPQWFNTGLHWAYGIDGKSQGHFYVDPTSGKLVKSSSAYEHPQPHACFIQSVDDDLVNEGGIMDLWVREARLFKYGSGTGTNFSNLRAENESLSGGGKSSGLMSFLKIGDRAAGAIKSGGTTRRAAKMVCLDVDHPDIDRFVDWKVEEEKKVASLVTGSILNNRHLNAIMKACYEMEGEDRFEPKKNSALKKTIVEAKKVLIPDNYIKRVIDLARQGYKEILFEELTTDWQSEAYNTVSGQNSNNSVRLPNEFMNAVEQDLPWHLYNRTEKEKALKEKRAAKPVKTIRARDLWDRISFAAWSSADPGTQYHTTINEWHTCPEDGNINASNPCSEYMFLDNTACNLASANLQKFIDPETLVFDVESFRYLCRLWTIILEISVTMAQFPSREIAELSYKFRTLGLGYANLGSALMIMGIPYDSKEAMAITGAITSIMHMTAYATSAEMAKELGPFPGYEKNKKHMLRVLRNHKRAAYNVPSEDYEGLTITPVGIDPAYCPSYLLKAAQEDSDKAVILGEESGYRNAQVTVIAPTGTIGLVMDCDTTGIEPDFALVKFKKLAGGGYFKIINQSVPLALRKLGYSPSEIESIVNYCKGHATLNGAPVINTQSLKEKGFTNEILEKVESSLPYAFDINFAFNKFNLGENFLQKNLGIAKETYDSFTFNLLEHLGFSRDDINKANDYVCGTMTIENAPYLKEKDYPVFDCANKCGKYGKRYLSYESHIRTMAAAQPFISGAISKTINLPEDATVEDIKSAYYISWKMMVKANALYRDGSKLSQPLNSVMELLNGIELEEQEEIAEAAVAKDPSQFAEKIVYKYISHRRKLPNRRAGYTQKAVVGGHKVYLRTGEYEDGQLGEIFVDMHKEGAAFRSLMNAFAISVSLGLQHGVPLEEFVDAFTFFKFEPNGIVTGNKHIKMSTSVIDFIFRELAITYLGRYDLGQVAPEDLRGDEIGSRKSSESIQPKQAVQPAPSAVVETAPASEPETISYSQMMRTEKPTSGIALMEEIKLARIKGYTGDSCTECGSFEMVRNGSCLKCMSCGATTGCS, encoded by the coding sequence ATGAAGCTAAATAAACATTTCACTTCACCTGAGAAGGGATTTTCCAAGGACTTAACTTGGGTTAAAAGGAATTCTAAGATCTCTAACCCAGACGGTTCTGTCGTTTTCGAAGCTAAGGACATACTTGTTCCGGACCAATGGTCTCAAGTTGCAGTAGATATTCTTGCCCAGAAGTATTTCAGACGTAAAGGAGTGCCTAAATACTTAAAAAAAGTAGATGAAAAAGGCATTCCAGAATGGTTACAGCGCTCTGAACCAGACACCGAAAAACTTTCTTCTTTAAAAGCAGAAGATCGTTTCGTTGGTGAGGGATCAGCACAGGAAGTTTTCCACCGTTTAGCGGGCTGTTGGACCTATTGGGGATATAAATACGGTTATTTTTCCGACGAAGAAAGTGCGAAAACTTTCTATGAAGAAGTCTCTTTCATGCTGGCTTCTCAAATGGCTGCTCCCAACTCCCCTCAATGGTTTAATACCGGATTACATTGGGCGTACGGGATCGACGGCAAGTCCCAAGGACATTTCTATGTGGATCCTACCAGTGGAAAATTGGTAAAATCTTCTTCCGCATACGAACATCCACAACCTCATGCATGTTTTATTCAAAGTGTAGATGACGATCTAGTCAATGAAGGCGGTATCATGGATCTTTGGGTCCGTGAGGCTCGCCTATTCAAATACGGTTCCGGAACAGGAACCAACTTCTCCAACCTGAGAGCGGAAAACGAATCTCTTTCTGGCGGAGGAAAAAGCTCCGGTTTGATGAGTTTCTTAAAGATCGGAGACCGTGCTGCCGGTGCGATCAAGTCCGGAGGAACCACTCGTCGCGCTGCTAAGATGGTATGTTTGGATGTGGACCATCCGGATATCGATCGTTTCGTAGATTGGAAAGTAGAAGAAGAGAAGAAAGTAGCTTCTCTTGTGACTGGATCCATTCTGAACAACAGACATTTGAATGCGATCATGAAAGCTTGTTACGAAATGGAGGGAGAGGATCGTTTCGAACCTAAAAAGAACTCCGCTCTTAAAAAGACCATCGTAGAAGCAAAAAAAGTCCTGATCCCTGATAATTATATCAAAAGGGTGATCGATCTTGCGAGACAAGGATACAAAGAGATCCTGTTCGAAGAATTAACCACCGACTGGCAATCCGAAGCATACAATACTGTTTCCGGACAGAACAGCAATAACTCCGTTCGTCTTCCGAATGAGTTCATGAATGCTGTAGAGCAGGATCTTCCTTGGCATTTATATAATAGAACGGAAAAAGAAAAAGCTCTGAAGGAAAAAAGAGCTGCTAAACCTGTAAAAACGATCCGAGCAAGAGATCTTTGGGATAGAATTTCCTTTGCTGCTTGGTCTTCTGCCGATCCGGGAACCCAGTATCATACTACCATCAACGAATGGCATACTTGTCCAGAAGATGGAAACATTAACGCTTCCAATCCATGTTCAGAATACATGTTCTTGGATAATACCGCATGTAACCTGGCTTCTGCGAACTTACAGAAGTTTATCGATCCGGAAACCTTAGTTTTCGACGTAGAAAGTTTCCGTTATCTTTGCCGCCTTTGGACAATCATTCTCGAGATTTCCGTGACCATGGCTCAGTTCCCTTCCAGAGAAATTGCAGAACTTTCCTATAAGTTCAGAACTCTTGGACTCGGATATGCAAACCTAGGTTCCGCATTGATGATCATGGGAATTCCTTATGATTCTAAGGAAGCTATGGCGATCACCGGTGCTATCACTTCTATCATGCATATGACCGCTTACGCTACTTCTGCGGAAATGGCAAAAGAGTTGGGACCATTCCCTGGTTATGAAAAGAACAAAAAGCATATGCTTAGAGTTCTGAGAAATCATAAAAGAGCGGCGTACAATGTTCCTTCCGAAGATTACGAAGGACTTACAATCACTCCTGTCGGAATTGATCCTGCATACTGCCCTTCTTATCTTTTGAAAGCTGCTCAGGAAGATTCTGACAAAGCGGTTATATTGGGAGAAGAATCCGGGTACAGAAACGCACAAGTTACCGTGATCGCTCCAACCGGAACCATTGGTTTGGTAATGGATTGTGATACTACCGGAATTGAGCCTGATTTCGCTCTCGTGAAATTCAAAAAATTAGCGGGTGGCGGTTATTTCAAAATTATTAACCAGTCCGTTCCTCTGGCTCTTCGTAAATTGGGATACTCCCCTTCCGAGATTGAGTCTATCGTGAATTATTGTAAGGGACATGCTACCTTAAACGGTGCGCCTGTAATCAATACCCAAAGCTTGAAAGAAAAAGGTTTCACGAATGAGATCTTGGAAAAAGTAGAATCCTCTCTTCCATACGCTTTCGATATCAATTTTGCGTTCAACAAATTCAATTTGGGTGAGAACTTCTTACAAAAGAACCTTGGTATTGCAAAAGAAACATATGATTCTTTTACGTTCAATCTGTTGGAACATTTAGGTTTCTCTAGGGATGATATCAATAAGGCTAACGACTATGTATGCGGGACAATGACCATTGAGAACGCGCCTTACTTAAAAGAGAAAGATTATCCTGTATTCGATTGTGCGAACAAATGTGGTAAATATGGAAAACGTTATCTTTCCTACGAATCCCATATCCGCACGATGGCTGCTGCTCAGCCGTTTATCAGCGGTGCGATCTCTAAAACAATCAACCTTCCGGAAGATGCAACTGTTGAAGATATCAAAAGTGCATATTATATCTCTTGGAAGATGATGGTAAAAGCGAATGCTCTTTACCGTGACGGATCCAAATTGTCCCAACCTCTCAATTCCGTAATGGAACTTCTGAATGGGATCGAGTTGGAAGAACAGGAAGAGATCGCAGAAGCTGCGGTTGCGAAAGATCCGTCTCAATTCGCAGAAAAGATTGTTTATAAGTATATCTCTCATAGACGTAAACTTCCGAACAGACGTGCTGGTTATACGCAAAAAGCGGTCGTAGGCGGTCACAAAGTTTATTTAAGAACCGGAGAATACGAAGACGGACAACTCGGAGAGATCTTCGTGGATATGCACAAAGAAGGTGCAGCATTCAGAAGTTTGATGAACGCATTTGCGATCTCTGTATCTTTAGGTCTACAACATGGGGTCCCACTAGAAGAGTTTGTGGATGCATTCACATTCTTCAAATTCGAACCGAACGGTATCGTGACCGGAAACAAACATATCAAGATGAGTACTTCCGTGATCGATTTCATCTTCAGAGAACTTGCGATCACTTATCTGGGAAGATACGATCTTGGCCAAGTGGCTCCGGAAGATCTAAGAGGAGACGAGATCGGATCCAGAAAATCTTCCGAGTCCATCCAGCCTAAGCAAGCGGTGCAACCTGCACCTTCTGCAGTAGTGGAAACTGCTCCTGCTTCCGAGCCGGAAACGA
- a CDS encoding membrane dipeptidase, translating into MNYRSIRRSVFGFVVCTMFFAGSASVFADPYWGTFKKDSCTSIFPGKRQYSAILYGIPSGQSWETTCANMGATINGQVFTKPSRCKNTGLNMWGEFDLIDDSCEANWSATDDGGGYNWTHKNDGCQTSGTYAGKRKYSSRIWNVVGITWEEACAKLPLTIAGKTYTTPTRCVNTGTTGMWGEWYVADSSCESAPKAYARGTQDSLKRTGTLSGYADLHTHPMAHLGFGGVIFHGAPYGEPATALADCPSMSNEGHSAGHSRVEAIVQDDIIGALLSTAKHDNRGYASFPYWPANNSYTHQTMYYEWVKRAYEGGLRTMVVLAVNGDYMFGATDNGLPDIIKGIAIATDPIYDLNDMNTLRRQTQAVYDMQTWIDQKSGGAGLGWFRIVKTPAEAQSVIAAGKLAVVLGAEVDYLVDCTTTTCTDSMITQGVQEMYDAGLRYIFPIHLKTNGFGGAGLYNILGSGTKYDCKHYGQDCNVAGLTSYGPKIMKALMKKGMIIDVGHMSARSLDGALTYAEQQAYPGIVTGHTGVYDMANKGNRHEANPTGAALKRIIALGGMIGLIPGQGNLDEVGEWRQNSDGSYISHACGGTTQTFAQSYQYLRNLIGDQAYDGRITVGTDFNGFAHMPGPRYGTRACPGGVSTIAQPDSAKVGYPFAPDASIRKAATLSALPSLGKYTFGNRTFDFNTEGAAHIGLMPDFFEDLRQQGLKRSDLEPVYRSADFFTTMWQNAVTRGASIQ; encoded by the coding sequence ATGAATTATCGGTCAATACGAAGATCCGTATTCGGCTTCGTAGTATGTACGATGTTTTTCGCAGGAAGTGCATCCGTGTTTGCGGATCCTTATTGGGGAACATTCAAGAAGGATAGCTGCACGTCGATTTTCCCAGGCAAACGTCAGTATTCTGCCATCCTTTACGGGATCCCTTCGGGCCAAAGTTGGGAGACTACCTGCGCTAATATGGGAGCAACCATTAACGGCCAAGTATTTACAAAGCCTAGTCGTTGTAAAAACACTGGTTTAAATATGTGGGGAGAATTCGATCTAATCGATGACTCCTGCGAGGCGAACTGGTCGGCAACAGACGATGGCGGAGGTTATAACTGGACTCATAAAAATGACGGTTGCCAAACTTCCGGAACCTATGCGGGCAAAAGAAAATATTCTTCACGTATCTGGAACGTAGTAGGTATTACTTGGGAAGAAGCATGTGCTAAATTGCCTCTTACTATTGCAGGTAAAACTTATACAACTCCAACTCGTTGTGTGAATACCGGAACCACAGGTATGTGGGGAGAATGGTATGTTGCAGATTCCAGTTGTGAGTCCGCTCCTAAAGCTTACGCAAGAGGTACTCAGGATTCTCTCAAAAGAACAGGAACTCTTTCTGGTTATGCGGATCTTCATACTCACCCAATGGCTCACCTAGGTTTTGGAGGAGTGATCTTCCATGGAGCTCCTTATGGAGAACCAGCAACTGCACTAGCGGATTGCCCGAGTATGTCTAACGAAGGGCATTCTGCAGGACACTCCAGAGTAGAAGCAATCGTACAAGACGATATTATCGGAGCTCTACTTTCTACTGCAAAACATGATAATAGAGGATACGCAAGTTTCCCTTATTGGCCGGCGAACAATAGCTACACTCACCAAACAATGTATTATGAGTGGGTCAAACGCGCCTACGAAGGTGGCCTCAGAACTATGGTCGTGCTTGCGGTTAACGGTGATTATATGTTCGGAGCAACGGACAATGGTCTTCCGGATATTATCAAAGGGATCGCAATTGCAACAGATCCAATTTACGATCTAAACGACATGAACACCTTACGTCGTCAAACCCAAGCAGTATATGATATGCAGACTTGGATTGATCAGAAAAGCGGCGGTGCAGGTCTTGGATGGTTCCGTATCGTAAAAACTCCTGCAGAAGCTCAAAGTGTAATAGCGGCGGGTAAACTCGCAGTTGTCTTAGGTGCAGAAGTAGACTATCTAGTAGATTGTACTACAACCACTTGTACTGACTCAATGATCACACAAGGTGTTCAGGAAATGTATGACGCAGGTTTACGTTATATCTTCCCGATCCACTTGAAAACCAACGGATTCGGCGGTGCAGGTCTTTACAATATCCTAGGAAGTGGAACCAAGTATGACTGTAAACACTACGGACAAGATTGTAACGTTGCTGGCTTAACTTCTTACGGACCTAAGATCATGAAAGCCCTTATGAAAAAAGGGATGATCATAGACGTGGGGCATATGTCCGCAAGATCTTTGGATGGAGCACTAACATACGCTGAACAGCAAGCATATCCAGGTATCGTAACAGGTCACACCGGAGTATATGATATGGCGAATAAAGGAAATCGTCATGAGGCAAACCCAACAGGTGCAGCACTCAAACGTATCATTGCCTTAGGTGGAATGATCGGACTCATCCCAGGACAAGGAAATCTGGACGAGGTAGGGGAATGGAGACAAAACTCTGACGGATCCTATATCTCCCACGCTTGTGGAGGAACCACTCAAACATTCGCACAATCCTATCAGTATCTTAGAAATCTGATCGGAGACCAAGCTTATGACGGAAGAATTACTGTCGGAACAGACTTTAACGGATTTGCCCATATGCCTGGACCTCGTTACGGAACCCGCGCATGCCCAGGAGGAGTATCTACGATCGCTCAGCCTGATTCGGCTAAAGTAGGGTATCCTTTTGCACCGGATGCTTCCATTAGAAAAGCTGCAACTCTTTCAGCTCTTCCTTCTCTTGGAAAATATACTTTCGGGAACAGGACATTCGACTTTAATACGGAAGGAGCAGCTCATATAGGGCTTATGCCGGACTTCTTTGAAGATTTGAGACAGCAAGGCTTAAAACGTTCCGATCTGGAACCGGTTTATCGCTCTGCCGACTTCTTCACTACTATGTGGCAGAATGCAGTCACAAGAGGTGCGAGCATCCAATAA
- a CDS encoding exodeoxyribonuclease VII small subunit: MSKKTEISFEQALTELEQIAENLERGQLTLEESIKSYERGMELKILCQSILAEAEGKIEYLSKSGSGETQKKTASPKSETSSRAATPPNDDDELF, translated from the coding sequence ATGAGTAAAAAGACAGAAATCAGTTTTGAACAGGCCTTAACCGAATTGGAACAGATCGCAGAAAACTTGGAAAGAGGCCAATTGACCTTAGAAGAGTCAATCAAATCCTATGAAAGAGGGATGGAACTTAAGATCCTTTGCCAATCCATTCTCGCAGAAGCGGAAGGAAAAATAGAATATCTTTCCAAATCAGGAAGCGGAGAAACTCAGAAAAAGACCGCAAGTCCTAAGTCGGAAACTTCTTCTAGAGCGGCAACTCCGCCTAACGACGATGACGAGTTGTTTTAA